A stretch of Canis lupus familiaris isolate Mischka breed German Shepherd chromosome 11, alternate assembly UU_Cfam_GSD_1.0, whole genome shotgun sequence DNA encodes these proteins:
- the OR2K2 gene encoding olfactory receptor family 2 subfamily K member 2 (The RefSeq protein has 1 substitution compared to this genomic sequence): MKGGNLTVWSFFFLEGFSRYPKLEIVLFVFSLVMYLITLLGNSTLILITVLDSRLQTPMYFFLGNLSFMDICYTSASIPTLLVNLLSSQKTIVFSGCMVQMYLSLAMGSTECVLLAVMAYDRYVAICHPLRYPIIINRQVCVQMATVSWVTGCVTALLETSFALRVPLCRNLIDHFTCEILAVLKLACTSSLLMDMIMLVVSVLLLPIPMLLICISYVFILSTILRISSAEGRNKAFSTCGAHLTVVILYFGAALSMYLKPSSSSSQEVDKIISLLYGVLTPMLNPIIYSLRNKEVKGAVRKVLGQTPLYQTHENL; encoded by the coding sequence atgaaaggaggaaACCTCACCGTTTGGAGCTTTTTTTTCCTGGAGGGTTTTTCTAGATACCCGAAGTTAGAGATTGTTCTCTTCGTCTTCAGCCTTGTGATGTATCTGATAACTCTCTTGGGCAACAGCACTCTGATCTTGATCACTGTCCTAGATTCACGCCTCCAAACCCCCATGTACTTTTTCCTTGGAAATCTGTCTTTCATGGATATCTGTTACACATCTGCATCGATTCCCACTTTGCTGGTGAACTTGCTCTCATCCCAGAAAACCATTGTCTTTTCTGGGTGCATGGTACAGATGTATTTGTCCCTCGCCATGGGCTCCACAGAGTGCGTGCTCCTGGCTGTGATGGCATATGACCGTTACGTGGCCATTTGCCACCCACTGAGATACCCCATCATCATGAACAGGCAGGTCTGTGTGCAGATGGCCACTGTCTCCTGGGTGACGGGGTGTGTGACCGCCCTGCTGGAAACCAGTTTCGCCCTGCGGGTGCCCCTCTGTAGGAATCTCATCGATCACTTCACGTGTGAAATTCTGGCCGTGCTGAAGTTAGCTTGCACGAGTTCACTGCTCATGGACATGATCATGCTGGTGGTCAGCGTGCTCCTCCTGCCTATTCCGATGCTCTTGATTTGCATCTCTTATGTCTTCATCCTTTCCACTATTCTGAGAATCAGCTCAGCGGAGGGAAGAAACAAAGCTTTTTCCACCTGTGGTGCCCACCTGACTGTGGTGATCTTGTATTTTGGGGCCGCCCTGTCTATGTACCTAAAGCCTTCTTCATCAAGTTCACAAGAAGTAGATAAGATCATCTCGCTGCTTTATGGAGTGCTGACCCCAATGTTGAACCCCATAATTTACAGCTTAAGGAACAAAGAAGTCAAAGGTGCCGTGAGAAAAGTACTGGGCCAGACACCATTGTATCAAACACATGAAAATCTCTGA